One genomic window of Inquilinus sp. KBS0705 includes the following:
- a CDS encoding gliding motility lipoprotein GldD, with product MIFGCGGNADYSPKPRGYYRISFPKKEYQQYTEGCPFTFEYPKYSSIEQDRSDLAAGRPCFQNIQFPQFNATLHLSYQPIASKHELDAMVEDAHKLSFKHTVKATSIDEGIIHYPDRKVYGIYYTIDGNAASSAQFFLTDSTRHYVRGALYFNSEPRLDSIQPVLTFIKKDVDVMIKTFKWKN from the coding sequence ATGATTTTTGGATGTGGCGGCAATGCCGACTATTCGCCAAAGCCGCGCGGTTATTACCGCATTAGCTTCCCCAAAAAAGAGTATCAGCAATATACCGAAGGCTGCCCTTTTACTTTTGAGTACCCTAAATATAGCAGCATAGAGCAGGATAGATCAGACCTGGCTGCCGGCAGGCCATGCTTTCAAAATATACAGTTTCCGCAATTTAATGCTACGCTGCATTTAAGCTACCAGCCCATCGCCTCAAAGCACGAGTTGGATGCCATGGTTGAAGATGCACATAAACTCAGCTTTAAACATACTGTAAAAGCTACCAGTATTGATGAAGGTATAATACATTACCCTGATCGGAAGGTTTACGGCATTTATTATACCATAGATGGTAACGCGGCATCATCCGCACAATTTTTTTTGACAGACAGTACCCGTCACTACGTGCGTGGTGCGCTATATTTTAACTCCGAACCCCGTTTAGATTCAATACAGCCGGTGCTCACCTTCATCAAAAAAGATGTGGATGTAATGATAAAAACGTTTAAGTGGAAGAATTAG
- a CDS encoding tetratricopeptide repeat protein: MIMETEIRTDNQSIGTLLDDAYANRIHNLTHSLKQANEALRLSRQAGDQQLIGKSLNHLSLFYMIRGAYRRSVNMAHEAIKCFEALNDEKGIADAKYSIAGVYYKTDNYHLGLINLFDCLSIYRKFNDYHNQARTQKSLGTIYEYFGDRKNAIRAYKNAIDAARRVNDLNLISNVYNPLSGIYLKQNKIAKALKTIERSITIKSKTGDIRGLAFALYGRGKIYTITGQLDEAENDFKNAVEIHANAGEKLGLGMAYCKMGALYIAMGKLEVAKNILKKCLSLSDKYNIAITRFKCNYLLYSISKAEKDTERSLEYLELYLHQKEAVINTQTLKVIENYELITRIQAMEQEARLEREKAAIMEKQERAEQSARIKQEFLSTMSHEIRTPLNAVTTITSLLTAKNEEENELLESLKFASNNLLLVINDILDFTKLDNGKMQIENNACQFNELISRVIKTYNSMAAKKGIKLLLNTDVTLGDYYELDETKLSQILGNLVSNAIKYTDRGQVSLKIEKTARDKNVDTILFSVIDTGAGIHQDYFEEIFESFSQPKSITTRKQGGTGLGLAIVKKLIELYKSTVQVKSIVGEGSTFSFELKLKKAETPVKVSAQLANGLTGKTVLLAEDNLINAMVARKLLSNWGMVSEHAMDGIQAVAKSRNKVFDFILMDIHMPEMNGFDATANIRDKQNPNANTPVFALTADITAESNDEYKPYFTGFLRKPIEIDRLYEALLQASI; the protein is encoded by the coding sequence ATGATTATGGAAACGGAGATACGTACGGACAACCAAAGCATAGGCACTCTATTGGATGATGCTTATGCCAACCGTATCCATAACTTAACCCATAGCCTTAAACAGGCTAATGAAGCCCTGCGCTTGAGCCGCCAGGCCGGCGACCAGCAACTTATCGGCAAAAGCCTTAACCATCTGTCGTTATTTTATATGATAAGAGGGGCTTACAGGCGATCGGTAAATATGGCGCATGAGGCCATAAAATGCTTTGAGGCTTTAAATGATGAAAAGGGCATAGCCGATGCTAAATACAGCATAGCAGGGGTTTATTATAAAACAGACAATTACCACTTAGGCCTCATTAATTTATTTGATTGCCTGTCCATATACCGCAAATTTAACGATTACCACAACCAGGCGCGCACCCAAAAATCCTTAGGAACCATATATGAGTATTTTGGCGATCGTAAAAATGCCATACGTGCCTATAAAAATGCCATTGATGCCGCCCGCCGGGTTAACGATTTAAACCTTATTTCAAACGTATATAACCCCTTGTCGGGCATTTATTTAAAACAAAACAAAATTGCAAAAGCACTAAAAACTATTGAGCGCTCAATAACCATAAAATCAAAAACTGGCGATATAAGGGGTTTGGCTTTTGCTTTATACGGCCGCGGTAAAATATATACTATAACCGGCCAGTTGGATGAAGCGGAAAATGATTTTAAAAACGCGGTTGAGATACATGCTAATGCCGGCGAAAAATTGGGGCTTGGTATGGCTTATTGCAAAATGGGGGCATTATACATTGCAATGGGAAAGTTAGAGGTTGCCAAAAACATCCTAAAAAAATGTCTTAGCCTTAGCGATAAATACAACATTGCAATTACACGCTTTAAATGTAATTACCTGCTTTACAGTATAAGCAAAGCCGAAAAGGATACTGAAAGATCATTAGAATATCTGGAGCTTTACCTGCACCAAAAAGAGGCGGTAATTAATACACAAACCTTAAAGGTGATTGAGAATTATGAGCTGATTACCCGTATACAAGCCATGGAACAAGAGGCCCGCCTGGAAAGGGAGAAGGCCGCAATAATGGAAAAGCAGGAACGTGCGGAGCAATCGGCGAGGATAAAGCAGGAGTTTTTATCGACTATGAGCCACGAGATAAGGACGCCCTTGAATGCTGTAACCACCATAACATCATTGCTTACCGCAAAAAATGAAGAAGAGAATGAGCTGTTGGAGTCGTTAAAATTCGCATCGAACAACTTGCTGCTTGTAATTAACGACATATTGGATTTTACTAAACTGGATAACGGCAAAATGCAAATAGAAAATAATGCCTGCCAGTTTAACGAGTTAATTAGCCGGGTGATAAAAACCTATAATAGCATGGCTGCTAAGAAAGGGATAAAGCTATTGCTGAACACCGATGTTACATTAGGCGATTATTATGAATTGGATGAAACCAAGCTATCGCAAATATTGGGCAATCTTGTTAGTAACGCTATAAAATATACCGACCGTGGCCAGGTGAGCTTAAAAATAGAGAAAACCGCGAGAGACAAGAATGTAGATACGATTTTGTTTAGCGTTATTGATACAGGTGCCGGCATACACCAGGATTATTTTGAAGAAATATTTGAGAGTTTTTCGCAACCAAAATCAATTACTACGCGCAAGCAAGGCGGTACCGGGTTAGGGTTGGCTATTGTAAAAAAGCTTATCGAACTTTATAAAAGTACAGTACAGGTAAAAAGTATTGTTGGCGAGGGTTCGACATTTAGTTTTGAACTTAAATTGAAAAAAGCAGAAACACCTGTTAAGGTATCTGCCCAACTGGCTAACGGGTTAACCGGAAAAACTGTTTTACTGGCTGAAGATAACCTGATAAATGCGATGGTTGCACGCAAACTGTTATCTAACTGGGGTATGGTATCTGAACATGCAATGGATGGTATACAGGCGGTGGCAAAATCGCGCAATAAGGTTTTTGATTTTATTTTGATGGATATACACATGCCCGAAATGAATGGGTTTGATGCTACGGCAAACATTCGCGATAAGCAAAACCCCAATGCAAATACACCTGTATTTGCGCTAACAGCCGATATTACAGCTGAAAGTAACGACGAATATAAGCCTTATTTTACAGGCTTTTTGCGCAAACCAATAGAAATTGACCGCCTATACGAAGCGCTTTTACAAGCCTCTATCTAA
- a CDS encoding MBL fold metallo-hydrolase, which produces MANVQSFVNNPYQENTYILFDDSGECAIIDPGMYTAAEQNVVVNFIEDNNLTPVLLLNTHCHVDHVLGNRFVFDQYGLKPKFHQGESETLAAVVAYAPAMGFRYDASPVPDEFLPEEGVIAFGSTQLQLIFAPGHSPAHLCFYDKDANILIGGDVLFHNSIGRTDLPGGNYSQLIKNIEEKLFVLPDDCTVCPGHGPETTIGYEKQHNPYL; this is translated from the coding sequence ATGGCCAATGTGCAGTCCTTTGTAAATAATCCCTACCAGGAAAACACCTACATTTTGTTTGATGATAGCGGCGAGTGCGCCATCATAGACCCGGGTATGTATACTGCAGCCGAACAAAATGTAGTGGTAAATTTTATTGAAGACAATAATTTAACCCCCGTTCTGCTGTTAAACACCCACTGCCATGTAGACCATGTGTTGGGAAACCGCTTTGTGTTTGACCAATATGGTTTAAAGCCAAAGTTTCACCAAGGCGAATCGGAAACGCTGGCAGCTGTGGTAGCCTATGCACCGGCAATGGGTTTTAGGTATGATGCTTCGCCGGTACCTGATGAATTTTTGCCCGAAGAAGGTGTAATTGCGTTTGGTAGCACTCAATTGCAATTGATATTTGCGCCCGGCCACTCGCCAGCACACCTATGTTTTTACGACAAGGATGCCAATATATTAATAGGCGGCGATGTGCTATTTCATAACAGCATAGGCCGTACCGACCTCCCGGGGGGTAACTATAGCCAGCTGATAAAGAACATTGAAGAAAAACTGTTTGTATTACCTGATGATTGCACTGTTTGCCCCGGTCATGGCCCCGAAACAACTATTGGTTACGAAAAA
- the aroE gene encoding shikimate dehydrogenase (AroE; catalyzes the conversion of shikimate to 3-dehydroshikimate) has translation MRHYGLIGYPLSHSFSKKYFTEKFETLKITDAAYDLYPLEDISGLPALLHAHPNLCGLNVTIPHKVNVLKYLDWIEHDAKTAGAVNCIRVISESPVMAAFSGEVGFKGHDFRLEGFNTDIYGFDQSISPLLRSDQDTALILGDGGAAKAVRCVLENKGISYKVVTRKEHPGNTLFSQLTVKDIEENKLIINTTPIGTFPNVDECPAIPYEGIGEDHLLYDLIYNPVETMFLRKGRDQGALTKNGYEMLVLQAEKAWEIWNSKEMNL, from the coding sequence ATGAGACACTACGGGCTTATAGGTTATCCGCTTTCGCATTCTTTTTCCAAAAAATACTTTACAGAAAAGTTTGAAACGCTAAAAATAACAGATGCGGCTTACGACCTGTATCCACTGGAAGATATCTCGGGTTTGCCAGCGCTGCTGCATGCACACCCCAACCTTTGCGGGCTTAATGTTACCATACCCCATAAGGTAAATGTTTTAAAATACCTTGATTGGATAGAGCACGATGCTAAAACAGCCGGCGCGGTAAACTGCATAAGAGTAATATCCGAAAGCCCTGTAATGGCGGCATTTTCTGGCGAGGTTGGTTTTAAGGGACACGATTTTAGACTGGAAGGTTTCAATACCGACATATATGGTTTCGATCAATCTATTAGTCCGTTACTACGCAGCGACCAGGACACCGCCCTGATATTAGGCGATGGCGGCGCTGCCAAAGCTGTAAGATGTGTACTCGAAAACAAGGGGATAAGCTACAAGGTTGTAACCCGCAAAGAACATCCTGGTAATACCTTATTCAGCCAGCTTACCGTTAAAGATATTGAAGAAAATAAACTGATAATTAACACTACGCCGATAGGAACGTTCCCTAATGTAGATGAGTGCCCGGCCATACCTTATGAAGGCATTGGCGAAGATCATTTGCTATATGACCTAATATACAACCCGGTAGAAACCATGTTTTTAAGGAAGGGGCGCGACCAGGGAGCGCTTACCAAAAACGGATACGAAATGTTAGTGCTGCAGGCCGAAAAAGCCTGGGAAATTTGGAACTCAAAAGAAATGAACCTGTGA
- a CDS encoding methyltransferase domain-containing protein: protein MSQNKLYVHYGCGQAAPKEWKNFDVSPTLLIQKTPVVGFLLKKSLGQKFDTNVQYGDITKGLPGIKDGTADGVYCSHVLEHMSLEHFRIALRNTYKMLKPGGIFRMIMPDLEVLVRDYINDKDVKHDPDSSITLIKRMMMGQEVRPRNFMAVSKHLFGYLEHLWLWDDASTEKELREAGFTNIRRCEFNDSADPMFKLVENRKRWELVVKFECIK from the coding sequence ATGTCTCAAAACAAGCTATATGTACACTATGGTTGCGGGCAAGCAGCCCCAAAAGAATGGAAAAACTTTGATGTTTCGCCCACACTTTTAATTCAAAAAACGCCCGTAGTAGGTTTTTTGCTTAAAAAAAGCCTTGGTCAAAAATTTGATACCAATGTGCAATATGGCGACATTACTAAAGGCCTGCCCGGTATAAAAGATGGTACAGCCGATGGGGTATATTGTTCGCATGTGCTGGAGCATATGAGTTTGGAGCATTTTAGGATAGCTTTAAGGAACACCTATAAAATGCTTAAGCCCGGCGGCATCTTTAGGATGATAATGCCTGACCTGGAAGTTTTGGTTCGCGATTATATTAATGATAAAGATGTTAAACACGACCCCGATTCATCCATTACACTAATAAAACGAATGATGATGGGCCAGGAGGTTAGGCCACGCAACTTTATGGCAGTAAGCAAGCACTTGTTTGGTTATCTGGAACACCTTTGGCTTTGGGACGACGCATCAACAGAAAAGGAACTGCGTGAAGCCGGCTTTACTAATATACGCCGCTGCGAATTCAATGACTCGGCTGACCCTATGTTTAAACTGGTTGAAAATAGGAAACGCTGGGAATTGGTTGTAAAATTTGAATGCATTAAATAA
- a CDS encoding glycosyltransferase family 1 protein — protein MLTNRNILCISGTEWHGNYIKAVVELMKVLSAGNKVLFVENAYTYKDALAGVSDKNKIDFKQAFGLKSRIIPIDTGNGGTVYLLIPPLVFPVSFLPEGFVYNSLLKFNGYLLRKATKKALRKLDMNHELINFTSFNPGMGVVTGRKFGEKTLIYHCYDEIKGTVRWLSKHGLRLEAIFMKMVDATIVTSKGLYNSKKESCSKCFIVHNAVKVDLFKQGFTPEPKTGKKTIGYVGSIDDRFDLPMLDYLFTKMPDAEFVFVGRILSQRTELMLKKYANVKLEGPRQPEELPPFLRSFSAGIIPFISDDFTGGIYPMKINEYLAAGLPVISTEFGDISEFESIIKIAHTKEEYLQYLIQEIETDTTEKRSARLVMAEGNTWEKRAEEISAVIEQVEAGL, from the coding sequence ATGCTCACTAACCGCAATATTTTATGCATAAGCGGTACCGAGTGGCACGGCAACTACATTAAAGCAGTTGTTGAGTTAATGAAGGTACTATCGGCAGGTAACAAGGTTTTGTTTGTAGAGAACGCCTATACCTACAAAGACGCCCTTGCAGGCGTAAGCGATAAAAATAAAATAGACTTTAAACAAGCTTTTGGTTTAAAAAGCCGCATAATTCCTATTGATACCGGCAACGGCGGCACTGTTTATTTATTAATCCCTCCTCTTGTTTTCCCGGTGAGTTTTTTGCCGGAGGGTTTTGTTTATAACAGCTTGCTCAAATTTAATGGCTACCTGTTACGCAAGGCCACCAAAAAAGCGTTGCGTAAATTGGATATGAACCACGAGCTGATCAATTTTACGTCGTTTAACCCGGGTATGGGTGTGGTTACCGGACGTAAGTTTGGCGAAAAGACCCTGATTTATCATTGCTACGACGAAATAAAAGGCACCGTGCGGTGGCTCAGCAAACATGGGCTAAGGCTTGAAGCCATTTTTATGAAGATGGTAGATGCTACCATTGTAACCTCAAAAGGATTATACAACAGTAAGAAAGAAAGCTGCAGCAAATGTTTTATTGTGCACAATGCCGTAAAAGTAGATTTGTTTAAGCAGGGTTTTACCCCCGAACCCAAAACCGGCAAAAAAACAATAGGGTATGTAGGCAGTATAGACGACCGCTTCGACTTACCTATGCTCGATTACCTGTTCACTAAGATGCCCGATGCAGAATTTGTATTTGTGGGCCGTATATTAAGCCAGCGTACCGAGCTTATGCTCAAAAAATATGCTAATGTAAAGCTGGAAGGCCCCAGGCAGCCCGAAGAATTACCGCCGTTTTTAAGGTCATTTTCGGCAGGTATCATTCCTTTTATAAGCGATGACTTTACAGGAGGTATCTACCCAATGAAAATTAACGAATACCTTGCTGCCGGCTTGCCGGTTATTAGCACCGAATTTGGCGACATTAGTGAGTTTGAAAGCATCATAAAAATAGCACACACCAAAGAAGAGTACTTGCAATACCTAATACAGGAAATTGAAACCGATACCACCGAAAAGCGCAGTGCAAGATTAGTTATGGCCGAAGGAAATACCTGGGAAAAACGTGCCGAAGAAATATCGGCAGTAATTGAACAGGTTGAGGCAGGCCTATAA